One window of the Janthinobacterium sp. PAMC25594 genome contains the following:
- a CDS encoding beta-ketoacyl-ACP synthase gives MTGLTVYLNDCGIVCALGAGREEVRARQFAAHSGVVSVDTYTPGRMLPLGVVDAALPSVAHHGIAARSRNNRMALAALAQIRPAVEQAIAHYGADRVAVVIGTSTSGIAETEGAIGQHVAGDGLPAAFHYGQQEMASPALMLAGELGIDGPALVHSSACSSSAKAMASAARLIRMGLCDAVLTGGVDTLCGFTVAGFSALASVSARRCNPFGANRDGINIGEGAALFLMTAQPAAVALRGWGESSDGHHMSAPDPAGGGARLAIAQALARAGIAASQVDYVNLHGTATPQNDAMEARVVSELFGATAMSSSTKPLTGHALGAAAAIEAALCWLAMQDDNAEGLLPPHLWDGVPDESLPPLRLALPGARLGRPLDWALSNSFAFGGSNAALLFGRGA, from the coding sequence ATGACCGGCTTGACTGTGTATCTGAATGACTGCGGCATCGTCTGCGCGCTGGGCGCCGGCCGCGAAGAAGTGCGCGCGCGCCAGTTTGCCGCGCACAGCGGCGTGGTGTCCGTCGATACCTACACGCCGGGGCGCATGCTGCCGCTGGGCGTGGTCGACGCGGCCTTGCCATCGGTGGCGCATCACGGCATCGCCGCGCGCAGCCGCAACAACCGGATGGCGCTGGCGGCGCTGGCGCAGATCCGCCCCGCCGTGGAGCAGGCCATCGCCCATTACGGCGCGGACCGCGTGGCCGTGGTGATCGGCACCAGCACGTCGGGCATCGCCGAGACGGAAGGCGCGATCGGCCAGCATGTGGCGGGCGACGGCTTGCCGGCTGCCTTCCACTACGGCCAGCAGGAGATGGCGTCGCCGGCGCTGATGCTGGCCGGGGAACTGGGCATCGACGGCCCGGCCCTGGTGCATTCGAGCGCCTGTTCGTCGAGCGCCAAGGCGATGGCCAGCGCGGCGCGCCTGATCCGCATGGGCCTGTGCGACGCCGTGCTGACGGGCGGCGTCGATACCCTGTGCGGCTTTACCGTGGCCGGTTTTTCCGCGCTGGCGTCTGTCAGTGCGCGGCGCTGCAATCCGTTCGGCGCGAACCGCGACGGCATCAATATCGGCGAGGGCGCGGCCCTGTTCCTGATGACGGCGCAACCGGCCGCAGTGGCCTTGCGCGGCTGGGGCGAGTCGTCCGACGGCCACCATATGTCGGCGCCCGATCCCGCAGGCGGCGGCGCGCGGCTGGCCATCGCCCAGGCACTGGCGCGCGCCGGCATCGCGGCGTCGCAAGTCGACTATGTGAACCTGCACGGCACGGCCACGCCGCAAAACGATGCGATGGAAGCGCGCGTGGTGTCCGAGCTGTTCGGCGCCACGGCGATGAGCAGCTCCACCAAGCCGCTGACAGGCCATGCGCTGGGCGCGGCGGCGGCCATCGAGGCCGCGCTTTGCTGGCTGGCGATGCAGGACGATAACGCCGAGGGCTTGCTGCCGCCGCACCTGTGGGATGGCGTGCCCGATGAATCCCTGCCGCCGTTGCGCCTGGCCTTGCCCGGCGCGCGCCTGGGGCGTCCGCTCGACTGGGCCTTGAGCAATTCGTTTGCCTTCGGCGGCTCGAACGCCGCCTTGCTGTTCGGGAGGGGAGCATGA
- a CDS encoding hotdog family protein has product MSFPDIGELVPHSGAMVLLDRVLSADAENLCAEVAIHAGSVFYDAPSAGVGSWVGIEYMAQAIAAHAGYLARLAGAPVKIGFLLGARRYEAQVPLFVDGSVLLVHVQQALQGENGLGAFECRIEMAGAVLAQATITVYQPEDAKQFLQESMNGAQHE; this is encoded by the coding sequence ATGAGTTTTCCGGATATCGGCGAGTTGGTGCCCCATTCCGGCGCCATGGTGCTGCTCGACCGGGTGCTCTCGGCCGATGCGGAAAACCTGTGCGCCGAAGTGGCCATCCATGCCGGCAGCGTGTTTTATGACGCGCCGTCGGCCGGCGTCGGCAGCTGGGTCGGCATCGAATACATGGCGCAGGCGATCGCCGCGCATGCGGGCTACCTGGCGCGGCTGGCCGGCGCGCCCGTGAAGATCGGTTTTTTGCTGGGGGCGCGGCGCTACGAAGCGCAAGTGCCCTTGTTTGTCGATGGCAGCGTGCTGCTGGTGCATGTGCAGCAGGCCTTGCAAGGCGAGAATGGACTGGGTGCGTTCGAGTGCCGTATCGAGATGGCGGGCGCCGTGCTGGCGCAGGCGACGATCACGGTATACCAGCCCGAGGATGCAAAGCAATTTCTGCAGGAGAGTATGAATGGAGCGCAGCATGAGTAA
- the fabG gene encoding 3-oxoacyl-ACP reductase FabG encodes MSKSVLVTGSSRGIGKAIALRLARDGFDVVLHCRSARGEADAVAQQVRALGRAARVLQFDIGDRAAAASALEADIAEHGCYYGVVCNAGVARDNAFPAMSGEDWDIVLQTNLDGFYNVLNPLVMPMVQRRKPGRIVTMASVSGLIGNRGQVNYSAAKAGIIGATKALALELAKRAITVNCVAPGLIETDMISEVPLDEALKMIPARRVGTPEEVAAAVSFLVGEEAGYITRQVISVNGGMA; translated from the coding sequence ATGAGTAAAAGTGTATTGGTGACGGGGTCGTCGCGCGGCATCGGCAAGGCCATCGCCTTGCGACTGGCGCGCGACGGTTTTGACGTGGTGCTGCATTGCCGCAGCGCGCGCGGCGAAGCCGACGCGGTGGCGCAGCAGGTGCGGGCGCTGGGACGCGCGGCGCGCGTGCTGCAGTTCGATATCGGCGACCGTGCCGCGGCGGCTAGCGCGCTGGAAGCGGACATCGCCGAACATGGCTGCTATTACGGCGTCGTGTGCAACGCCGGCGTGGCGCGCGACAATGCGTTTCCCGCCATGTCGGGCGAGGACTGGGACATCGTCCTGCAGACCAACCTCGATGGTTTCTACAATGTGCTGAACCCGCTGGTGATGCCGATGGTACAGCGCCGCAAACCGGGGCGCATCGTCACCATGGCGTCCGTTTCTGGCCTGATCGGCAACCGGGGGCAAGTCAATTACAGCGCGGCCAAGGCCGGCATCATCGGCGCGACCAAGGCGCTGGCGCTGGAACTGGCCAAGCGCGCCATCACCGTGAACTGCGTGGCGCCGGGCCTGATCGAGACGGACATGATCAGCGAGGTGCCGCTCGACGAAGCGCTGAAGATGATCCCCGCGCGCCGGGTCGGCACGCCGGAAGAGGTGGCCGCCGCCGTGAGTTTCCTTGTCGGCGAGGAGGCGGGCTACATCACGCGCCAGGTCATTTCCGTGAATGGAGGCATGGCATGA
- a CDS encoding beta-ketoacyl-ACP synthase gives MSRRVVVTGMAGISPIGNDWPAIRQRLGEYRNAIVRMDEWADYEGLNTQLGAPAAPFALTDRYNRKAVRSMGRIALMATRASELALEHAGLAEHPVVKSGQMGISFGSSAGTPSAIGDFGRMMEERTTKGINATTYIKMMAHTAPVNIGVFFGVTGRVITTSSACTSGSQGIGYAYEAIAGGKQLAMIAGGAEELCATEAAVFDTLFATSTRNDAGHTTPRPFDASRDGLVIGEGAGCLILEEFEHAQARGATIHAELVGFGTNSDGCHVTQPNAATMRQAMLLALADAGLQPSDIGYINAHGTGTQQGDIAESQATFEVFGDSTPISSLKSYMGHTLGACGALEAWISIEMMREGWFAPTINLRQVDAQCAPLDYITGEGRAIECEYVMSNNFAFGGINTSLIFRRYRP, from the coding sequence ATGAGCCGCCGGGTAGTCGTGACCGGCATGGCCGGCATCAGCCCGATCGGCAATGACTGGCCGGCCATCCGCCAGCGCCTGGGCGAGTACCGCAACGCCATCGTGCGCATGGACGAATGGGCCGATTACGAAGGCTTGAACACGCAGCTGGGCGCGCCGGCCGCGCCGTTCGCGCTGACGGACCGTTACAACCGCAAGGCCGTGCGCAGCATGGGGCGCATCGCGCTGATGGCCACGCGCGCCAGCGAACTGGCGCTGGAACACGCGGGCCTGGCGGAACATCCCGTGGTCAAGAGCGGGCAGATGGGCATTTCCTTCGGTTCGTCCGCCGGCACGCCCAGCGCCATCGGCGACTTTGGCCGCATGATGGAAGAGCGCACCACCAAGGGCATCAACGCCACCACCTACATCAAGATGATGGCGCACACGGCGCCCGTGAATATCGGCGTGTTTTTCGGCGTCACGGGACGGGTCATCACCACATCGAGCGCCTGCACCTCGGGCAGCCAGGGCATCGGCTATGCCTACGAGGCGATCGCCGGCGGCAAGCAGCTGGCGATGATCGCCGGCGGCGCCGAGGAGCTGTGCGCCACCGAGGCGGCCGTCTTCGACACCCTGTTCGCCACCAGCACGCGCAACGACGCGGGCCACACGACGCCGCGTCCGTTCGACGCCAGCCGCGATGGCCTGGTGATCGGCGAGGGCGCCGGTTGCCTGATCCTGGAAGAGTTCGAACACGCGCAGGCGCGCGGCGCCACCATCCATGCGGAGCTGGTGGGCTTCGGCACGAACAGCGATGGCTGCCACGTGACCCAGCCGAACGCCGCCACCATGCGCCAGGCGATGCTGCTGGCGCTGGCCGACGCGGGCTTGCAGCCGTCCGATATCGGCTACATCAATGCGCACGGCACCGGCACGCAGCAGGGTGATATCGCCGAGTCGCAAGCCACGTTCGAAGTGTTTGGCGACAGCACCCCTATCAGTTCGCTTAAAAGCTACATGGGCCACACCCTGGGTGCCTGCGGCGCGCTGGAAGCGTGGATCAGCATCGAGATGATGCGCGAAGGCTGGTTTGCCCCCACCATCAACTTGCGGCAAGTCGACGCGCAATGCGCGCCGCTCGATTACATCACCGGCGAAGGCCGGGCCATCGAATGCGAATACGTGATGTCGAACAATTTTGCCTTTGGCGGCATCAATACGTCGTTGATTTTCAGGCGTTACCGGCCGTGA
- a CDS encoding serine hydrolase: MVATLAALTACGTLSRMEIDSDNASSERYAISGDLRKEVDSLAQPLIDSGATPGLVVGVVLPDGSTQSFGYGTTEHAVSGHRPDGDTLFAVGSVSKGFLSATTAVLVQQGVFAWNDTLEQLLPPGTSLSDSARKITLLQLVTHTSGLPRQPFTPQTLLYFVEYLFTGASFYRHFDRDYLLAYLADFDAPATTAPNYSNIGYGLLGHVLELRTGKKMDALVQETILQPLALDSTGYRPQGLPGFAARAHGHVGDQPKFMRRGSEAPDWEFTDVLTGSAALYSTANDLLRYARANIRGSDDPVLDRALQDTLSVRVDRPVEAAALAWLVDDIDGIKITYQVGFVAGYSSYIGLDVKNRTGVVVLQNSFNWTNSIGHRLLLRISKRKSI; the protein is encoded by the coding sequence ATGGTGGCGACGCTGGCAGCGCTGACGGCATGTGGCACGCTGTCACGGATGGAAATCGATTCTGACAATGCATCGAGCGAGCGCTACGCCATCAGCGGCGATCTGCGCAAGGAAGTCGATTCGTTGGCACAGCCATTGATCGACAGCGGCGCCACGCCAGGGCTGGTGGTCGGTGTTGTGCTGCCAGATGGCAGCACGCAGAGCTTTGGATACGGTACGACCGAACATGCGGTGAGCGGCCATCGACCCGACGGCGACACCCTGTTTGCCGTTGGCTCGGTCAGCAAGGGTTTCTTGAGCGCAACGACGGCGGTATTGGTACAGCAGGGCGTGTTTGCATGGAACGACACTCTCGAACAGTTGCTGCCACCTGGTACGTCACTGAGCGACTCTGCACGCAAGATCACCTTGCTGCAACTGGTCACGCATACATCGGGCTTGCCGCGGCAGCCATTTACGCCGCAAACCTTGCTGTACTTCGTGGAGTATCTGTTTACGGGGGCCAGCTTTTACCGGCATTTTGACCGTGACTACCTGCTGGCCTACCTTGCCGATTTTGATGCGCCCGCAACGACGGCGCCCAATTATTCGAATATCGGCTATGGCTTGCTGGGACATGTGCTTGAACTGCGTACCGGAAAAAAGATGGATGCGCTGGTGCAGGAAACCATATTGCAACCACTGGCACTCGATAGCACCGGTTACCGCCCGCAGGGCTTGCCTGGCTTTGCCGCACGAGCCCATGGTCATGTGGGCGATCAGCCTAAATTCATGCGGCGCGGGAGCGAAGCGCCGGATTGGGAGTTCACCGATGTGTTGACGGGCTCGGCTGCCTTGTATTCGACGGCGAATGATTTGTTGCGCTATGCACGGGCGAATATCCGGGGTAGCGACGATCCCGTGCTGGACCGTGCCTTGCAAGACACTTTGAGCGTGCGTGTCGACCGGCCAGTCGAGGCGGCGGCACTGGCCTGGCTGGTGGATGATATTGATGGCATTAAGATCACCTATCAGGTGGGTTTTGTGGCGGGCTACTCAAGCTATATCGGTCTCGATGTAAAGAATCGCACGGGCGTGGTGGTATTGCAAAACAGTTTCAACTGGACCAATAGCATCGGCCACCGTTTGTTGTTGAGAATTTCCAAGCGGAAATCCATTTAA
- a CDS encoding excinuclease ATPase subunit has product MKKTMILAAMTATLAVVLPAQAADTKHMMPIAGAMAANDAQARLGDSVQFFFGDQPTPPIANRISSDKTSQKTNAVGKSAETSCNWAFLSAMLALQKRAHSVGADAVVNIVSNYKNIENSSATEFECHEGNIMSGVALKGEFVKLKAAK; this is encoded by the coding sequence ATGAAAAAAACGATGATCCTGGCGGCAATGACGGCAACTCTGGCGGTGGTTCTGCCTGCGCAGGCAGCCGATACCAAACATATGATGCCGATCGCTGGCGCCATGGCCGCCAACGACGCCCAGGCTCGCCTTGGCGATAGCGTGCAGTTCTTCTTTGGTGATCAGCCAACGCCGCCGATCGCCAATCGCATCAGCAGTGACAAGACCAGCCAGAAAACCAATGCCGTCGGCAAGTCCGCTGAAACGTCATGCAACTGGGCCTTCCTGTCGGCCATGCTTGCGCTGCAAAAACGCGCCCATTCGGTAGGTGCCGATGCGGTCGTTAATATTGTCAGCAATTACAAAAATATTGAAAATTCCAGTGCTACGGAATTCGAATGCCATGAAGGCAACATAATGTCGGGCGTGGCCTTGAAGGGCGAGTTCGTGAAGTTAAAAGCAGCGAAGTAA
- a CDS encoding 4'-phosphopantetheinyl transferase superfamily protein, with translation MSSALPSTGASIWLLDSRSLDLAQLTQYETWLGPAEAVRYARFARPLRQRQFLLGRALLRAAMGEMLEVAPESIALEERPGQAPLLLSPVDGGHFSISHSGHWVACALSGTTRLGLDIELRDSGRDVLALARQAFGAAVVAELQGLPEDLRLAQFYQRWSEAEARYKLGMDAAVCVTIAHAELSIVLCSAAPLAQAPALLLSGLAPD, from the coding sequence ATGTCCTCAGCCCTGCCCAGCACCGGCGCCAGCATCTGGCTGCTCGATTCCCGCAGCCTTGATCTCGCGCAGCTGACTCAGTATGAAACGTGGCTCGGGCCAGCGGAAGCGGTCCGCTACGCGCGCTTTGCGCGGCCGCTGCGCCAGCGCCAGTTCCTGCTGGGGCGCGCCCTGCTGCGCGCGGCGATGGGGGAAATGCTGGAAGTGGCGCCGGAATCCATCGCACTGGAAGAGCGACCGGGCCAGGCGCCGCTGCTGCTGTCGCCTGTCGATGGTGGGCATTTCAGCATTTCGCACAGCGGCCACTGGGTCGCCTGCGCGCTGAGCGGTACTACGCGGCTGGGACTCGATATTGAGCTGCGCGATTCTGGCCGAGACGTGCTGGCGCTGGCGCGCCAGGCGTTTGGCGCTGCTGTGGTCGCCGAGCTGCAAGGCTTGCCGGAGGATCTGCGGCTGGCGCAGTTCTACCAGCGCTGGAGCGAGGCCGAGGCGCGCTACAAGCTGGGCATGGATGCCGCCGTTTGTGTGACGATCGCACATGCGGAGCTGTCCATCGTGCTGTGCAGCGCGGCGCCGCTGGCACAGGCGCCCGCCTTGCTATTGTCCGGCCTGGCGCCAGACTAA
- a CDS encoding DUF2145 domain-containing protein yields the protein MKRLTVMIISLALAGAAHAGRSCEEKPTDASTLVKSMDLAQKTLQALDASGAQVALVARAGQDLSKYNLRYSHMAVAWRDHPKGRWLVVHELNECGTAESSLYNEGLGNFFMDDVFMYETLILIPGQDTQQQLARLLTSNTPKRLHEPHYNMLAYPFSTKYQNSNQWVLETLAAASNEPGKIETRAEAQGWLRSASYAPQTLSIPAATRLGARMFRANIAFDDHPFERRMTRQIDVVTVDSIVRFVRQREPKAQEIVVRGN from the coding sequence ATGAAACGCCTGACCGTGATGATCATCAGCCTGGCCCTGGCCGGCGCCGCCCATGCGGGGCGCTCGTGCGAGGAAAAACCAACGGACGCGAGCACCCTCGTCAAATCGATGGACCTGGCGCAAAAGACCCTGCAGGCGCTCGATGCCTCCGGCGCGCAAGTGGCGCTGGTGGCGCGCGCGGGCCAGGACCTGTCGAAGTACAATTTGCGCTATTCGCACATGGCGGTGGCCTGGCGCGACCACCCGAAAGGGCGCTGGCTGGTGGTGCATGAACTCAATGAGTGCGGCACGGCGGAATCGTCGCTGTACAACGAAGGCTTGGGCAATTTCTTCATGGATGATGTGTTCATGTATGAAACCCTGATCCTGATTCCCGGCCAGGATACGCAGCAGCAACTGGCGCGCCTGCTGACCAGCAACACGCCCAAGCGCCTGCATGAGCCGCACTACAACATGCTGGCCTATCCGTTTTCGACCAAGTACCAGAACTCGAACCAATGGGTGCTGGAAACCCTGGCCGCGGCCAGCAACGAGCCTGGCAAGATCGAGACGCGCGCCGAAGCGCAAGGCTGGCTGCGCAGCGCCAGCTACGCGCCGCAAACGCTGAGCATCCCCGCCGCCACGCGCCTGGGCGCGCGCATGTTCCGCGCGAATATCGCTTTTGACGATCACCCGTTCGAGCGCCGCATGACGCGCCAGATCGACGTCGTCACCGTCGACTCCATCGTGCGCTTCGTGCGCCAGCGCGAACCGAAGGCGCAGGAGATCGTCGTGCGGGGAAATTAG